In Mytilus edulis chromosome 13, xbMytEdul2.2, whole genome shotgun sequence, a single window of DNA contains:
- the LOC139501119 gene encoding uncharacterized protein → MDSSIISRRAFYRSIRNEDFTKTKFSQIVPDREGLYLKKKVFLGYTDISAAGSRALLGISVKTISCDLDIPELGTSELICHPSTVTMDIPLLPIQIMHCKYEEFSLIVINTSLPPSKCHLVADKIVNLCSESEIERLVVLTTIKLRIPEKKLAPLYENTFNTRALTTSPSLPDDTKVHDAFLNVLIQMVQLQGIPCNMMIAPGHGAFSSVPTVDDNSLQAIRAFHQFIGGWTRLKFDEKVCLSLEFGRSKKIRRAGTLFMFS, encoded by the exons ATGGACAGCTCAATAATAAG tcGTAGGGCTTTCTACAGATCTATAagaaatgaagattttacaaagACAAAATTCTCCCAGATTGTACCAGATAGAGAAGGGCTGTACTTGAAGAAGAAAGTTTTCCTTGGATATACAGATATTAGTGCAGCTGGAAG TCGAGCTTTACTGGGTATATCTGTCAAGACTATATCATGTGACCTTGACATTCCAGAGCTAGGAACAAGTGAATTGATTTGTCACCCAAGCACTGTTACAATGGATATACCATTACTTCCTATACAGATAATGCATTGTAAATATGAAGAA ttttcactGATTGTGATTAATACATCTTTGCCTCCATCAAAATGTCACCTTGTAGCAGATAAAATTGTTAACCTGTGTTCAGAAAG TGAAATAGAAAGATTAGTAGTATTAACAACTATCAAATTAAGGATTCCTGAGAAGAAATTGGCACCACTGTATGAAAACACCTTTAATACAAGAGCTT TAACCACTAGTCCTTCATTACCAGATGATACCAAAGTCCATGATGCCTTCTTAAATGTTCTAATACAGATGGTTCAG TTGCAAGGAATTCCCTGCAACATGATGATAGCTCCAGGACATGGTGCCTTCAGTAGTGTACCTACTGTAGATGATAACTCATTACAG GCTATTCGAGCATTCCATCAGTTTATAGGTGGCTGGACCAGATTAAAGTTTGATGAAAAAGTTTGTCTCTCACTG GAATTTGGTAGATCAAAGAAGATAAGAAGAGCAGGAACATTGTTCATGTTTTCATAA
- the LOC139500130 gene encoding uncharacterized protein: MGSSYKQLSDSRCLVASVQSKTHQLARTQSCAVSTANISDKSTIQKCASENRQCNCRQLSEQTGRYAISRPLLLGMGSFEMVYKSQCQNPSCSYPGKKEYYNRCPVKGENDHSFDRMGIKHDNSEFVVPSARNTSNKSVCDFNEQEAASVLLSLAGRNSSGNRCTVNEMDKSFCLCIPATDHPKQNITKNTERGLCNFTDSANVAETVVVQSTSQPVNRLSNTTACTTKSIKSKWNFSSKSKCSKSCSLESVKRSYTAKGFSPKIASIISNARKQSTQTVYNARLKLFDSWCQERSINPSTATVPEIAEFLMFLHTVKNCKPSTLAAGYKSAIALIHSSKDRISINMDLRNLIKGLYNINPPIRQLAPNWDLPLVLLVLTKTPFEPLEEAELKYLTFKTVFLMALASAARVSELHSFTINDKHFRKEQRGIRLLPNMQFLAKTQTLNKPWEPVFIPKFENYATDPNDLLLCPCRALLAYIKRTEVLRKSQTLCNISKESSCRGF, from the coding sequence ATGGGGAGCTCATATAAACAATTATCAGATAGCAGGTGTTTGGTCGCCTCAGTACAAAGTAAAACACATCAATTGGCTAGAACTCAAAGCTGTGCAGTTAGCACTGCAAACATTTCTGATAAAAGTACAATTCAAAAGTGTGCTAGTGAGAACAGACAATGCAACTGTCGTCAGTTATCTGAACAAACAGGGAGGTACGCGATCTCCAGACCTTTGTTACTTGGCATGGGATCTTTTGAAATGGTGTATAAATCACAATGTCAAAATCCAAGCTGTTCATATCCCGggaaaaaagaatattataacaGATGCCCTGTCAAGGGGGAAAATGACCATTCGTTTGACAGAATGGGCATTAAACATGACAATAGTGAATTTGTTGTTCCTTCAGCTAGGAACACCAGTAATAAATCTGTTTGCGACTTCAATGAACAAGAAGCTGCCAGTGTTTTGCTCTCCTTGGCCGGAAGAAACAGCAGTGGCAATAGATGCACTGTCAATGAAATGGACAAATCTTTTTGCTTATGCATTCCCGCCACCGATCATCCTAAAcagaatattacaaaaaatacagaAAGAGGACTGTGTAATTTTACTGATAGCGCCAATGTGGCCGAGACAGTCGTGGTACAGTCAACTTCTCAACCTGTTAATAGACTTTCCAATACAACTGCCTGTACAACAAAATCTATTAAGTCAAAATGGAATTTTTCATCCAAATCCAAGTGTTCTAAATCTTGTAGCTTGGAAAGTGTCAAAAGATCTTACACTGCAAAAGGATTTTCACCAAAAATTGCTTCAATTATTTCCAATGCACGAAAACAATCAACACAGACAGTTTATAATGCAAGACTCAAGCTATTTGACAGCTGGTGTCAAGAACGGAGTATCAATCCCAGTACGGCAACTGTGCCAGAAATAGCTGAATTTCTTATGTTCTTACATACTGTAAAGAATTGTAAGCCAAGCACTTTAGCCGCTGGTTACAAGTCAGCAATAGCTTTAATACATTCATCTAAAGATAGAATTTCTATTAACATGGATTTGCGTAATTTAATTAAAGGATTGTACAACATTAATCCACCAATAAGGCAGTTGGCGCCAAATTGGGATTTGCCGTTGGTTTTGCTAGTGTTGACAAAGACACCCTTTGAACCACTAGAAGAAGCAGAATTGAAATATTTAACCTTTAAGACAGTTTTTCTTATGGCATTAGCTTCTGCTGCAAGAGTCAGTGAATTACACAGTTTCACTATTAATGACAAACATTTCAGGAAAGAGCAAAGAGGTATACGGTTGTTGCCAAATATGCAATTTCTTGCTAAAACTCAAACTTTGAATAAACCATGGGAACCAGTATTCATTCCCAAATTTGAAAACTATGCTACAGATCCAAACGATTTACTGCTGTGCCCTTGTAGAGCACTACTAGCTTATATTAAAAGAACTGAAGTTTTGCGCAAATCACAGACTCTTTGTAACATATCAAAAGAATCATCATGTAGAGGCTTCTAA